Proteins found in one Quercus robur chromosome 2, dhQueRobu3.1, whole genome shotgun sequence genomic segment:
- the LOC126703959 gene encoding 60S ribosomal protein L37-1-like, translating to MVVLSLKQSESIKLLFVEQGKGTGSLGKRRNKSHTLCVRCGRRRFHLQKSRCASCGFPASRIRRYNWSEKAIRRKTTGTGRMRYLRYVTVRFKYNFRQGTQAGPRKKGASASS from the exons ATGGTGGTTCTCTCGCT cAAGCAAAGTGAATCAATTAAATTGTTGTTTGTTGAACAGGGGAAGGGAACAGGAAGCCTCGGAAAGAGGAGGAACAAGAGTCACACACTCTGCGTGCGGTGCGGCCGTCGTAGGTTTCATCTTCAGAAGAGTCGCTGTGCTTCTTGTGGCTTCCCTGCTAGCCGTATCAGAAGAT acAATTGGAGTGAGAAGGCGATCCGGAGGAAGACTACTGGAACCGGTAGAATGAGGTATTTGCGTTACGTTACTGTCCGCTTCAAGTACAACTTCAGACAAG GTACTCAGGCAGGCCCGAGGAAGAAGGGAGCTTCAGCCTCGTCTTAA